In Lentilitoribacter sp. Alg239-R112, the following proteins share a genomic window:
- a CDS encoding ASPIC/UnbV domain-containing protein, translated as MRKYIISFTAALLLTSSPTFAETDFPFDVPSMNEQSATAGIKHQYDGPWEYFVGGGGASFDCNGDRMPDLFLAGGTNDAQLFINRSKPEGNLNFEKQALDLGKSLTKVVGAYPLNIDNDEHMDVVILRVGSNQILQGGPDCSFTKYNNRLSFNGGREWSTGFAAIWEGKNDFPTLAFGNYVDRSAPGSPWGTCSPNILLRPDGTGKYGEQISLEPGFCSLSMIFTDWNKSNKPDLRITNDRQYYRGGEEQLWNISDGQMPKIYGRSDGWETLKIWGMGIAEADLDGDGFPEYALTSMGDTKIQSLDQEADEESPIYRDIAYDLGATAHRPYIGDDLKPSTGWHSQFADFNNDARRDLFIAKGNVEAMPDFAKFDPDNMLLGGLNGVFTEKGDEAGIALDTVGRGAIIEDFNADGMLDLVVINRKSNISLFLNEGAKTEWGHRPMGNWVKIELDNGDINPSAVGAKISVKTGNLNQSKTIQIGGGHASGQAGFSHFGLGVAERATIRVQWPNGDWSHPYKVFANNHVVIKRGNDAANYWYPVTSE; from the coding sequence ATGCGTAAATACATCATCTCCTTCACAGCCGCGCTCCTACTTACCTCGTCCCCTACGTTTGCAGAAACAGATTTTCCATTTGATGTTCCATCGATGAATGAACAATCTGCTACCGCAGGCATTAAACATCAATATGATGGTCCTTGGGAATATTTTGTTGGCGGCGGCGGCGCTAGCTTTGACTGCAACGGCGATCGAATGCCTGACCTGTTTCTTGCTGGCGGCACCAATGACGCTCAACTATTTATCAATCGATCGAAGCCAGAAGGTAATTTGAATTTTGAGAAGCAAGCACTCGATCTCGGCAAAAGCCTTACTAAAGTAGTAGGAGCATACCCATTAAACATTGATAATGATGAACATATGGATGTCGTCATTCTGCGCGTTGGATCGAACCAAATACTACAAGGTGGTCCTGATTGCAGCTTCACAAAATACAACAATCGACTTTCATTCAATGGTGGACGCGAATGGAGCACAGGCTTTGCTGCTATTTGGGAAGGCAAAAACGACTTTCCCACCCTCGCCTTTGGCAACTATGTCGACCGCAGTGCTCCCGGTTCACCTTGGGGAACATGTTCTCCAAACATACTTCTACGTCCTGATGGCACGGGCAAGTACGGTGAACAAATATCTCTCGAACCAGGTTTCTGTTCTTTATCAATGATTTTTACCGATTGGAATAAGTCAAACAAGCCCGATTTGCGTATTACAAACGACAGGCAATATTACCGTGGCGGCGAAGAACAACTTTGGAACATATCCGATGGACAGATGCCAAAAATCTATGGGCGTTCGGATGGATGGGAAACACTAAAAATCTGGGGAATGGGGATTGCCGAAGCAGACCTTGATGGTGATGGTTTCCCTGAATATGCGTTAACATCGATGGGCGATACGAAAATCCAATCCTTAGATCAGGAAGCGGATGAAGAAAGCCCTATCTATCGAGATATAGCGTATGATCTGGGTGCAACAGCTCATCGTCCTTATATTGGTGATGATTTAAAACCTTCGACGGGTTGGCATTCTCAGTTTGCTGACTTTAATAATGATGCACGACGTGATTTATTCATTGCTAAAGGCAACGTTGAAGCCATGCCCGATTTTGCAAAATTTGATCCCGACAATATGCTTCTTGGCGGCCTAAATGGTGTCTTCACCGAGAAAGGTGATGAAGCGGGCATTGCATTAGATACCGTTGGGCGCGGTGCTATTATTGAAGATTTCAATGCAGATGGTATGCTTGATTTAGTTGTTATTAATCGCAAATCAAACATCAGTCTTTTCCTGAACGAAGGTGCGAAAACTGAATGGGGGCATCGCCCGATGGGTAATTGGGTTAAGATTGAGCTTGATAACGGCGACATCAACCCTAGCGCGGTGGGCGCAAAAATCAGCGTTAAAACCGGCAATCTAAACCAAAGCAAAACAATCCAAATTGGTGGCGGTCATGCCTCCGGGCAAGCTGGTTTTTCTCATTTTGGTCTTGGTGTTGCAGAGCGCGCCACCATTCGAGTTCAATGGCCAAACGGCGACTGGAGCCATCCATACAAAGTCTTTGCAAATAACCATGTTGTTATCAAACGTGGAAATGATGCTGCAAATTACTGGTATCCTGTCACTTCTGAATAA